From the Manihot esculenta cultivar AM560-2 chromosome 3, M.esculenta_v8, whole genome shotgun sequence genome, one window contains:
- the LOC110610544 gene encoding peptidyl-prolyl cis-trans isomerase CYP37, chloroplastic isoform X1 encodes MAFSLSSSIISSHKLSFTGSIAPSIQKHHFLSTSFAFRLNQARANVTPRPGHLKIHCEPTKNYAKDLAYREDNPANLYTSTFGHGAKKLESLIALILIFVQISSPLPLAGWDFWSISTAEAVLYSPDTKVPRTGELALRRAIPANANMKAIQSSLEDISFLLRIPQRKPYGTMEGNVKKALKIAKDEKDSILASIPADLKERGTLLYESLIDGKGGLQALIQCIKDQDPDKVSVGLASSLDTVAELELLQAPGLSFLLPEQYLKYPRLTGRGTVEFTIQKGDGSTFSAEAGGEERKTAKIQVVLDGYSAPLTAGNFAKLVIDGAYNGAKLSSTNQAVLTDNGIAKNAGYSAPLEIMPSGQFEPLYRTTLSVQDGELPVLPLSVYGAVAMAHSEVSEEYSAPYQFFFYLYDKRNAGLGGLSFDEGQFSVFGYTTAGRDILAQIKTGDVIQSAKLVEGQDRLVLPNEN; translated from the exons ATGGCTTTCTCTTTATCTTCTTCCATTATCAGCTCTCACAAGCTCTCTTTTACCGGCTCCATTGCTCCCTCGATTCAAAAACACCATTTTCTCTCTACCAGTTTCGCATTTCGACTCAATCAAGCCCGTGCCAATGTCACACCAAGACCAGGCCACCTAAAGATTCATTGCGAGCCTACCAAAAATTATGcaaag GATCTGGCCTACAGGGAAGATAATCCTGCTAATTTATACACATCAACTTTTGGACATGGAGCGAAGAAACTTGAGAGTCTGATTGCTCTGATTCTTATCTTTGTGCAAATCTCTTCACCACTACCTTTGGCTGGTTGGGACTTTTGGTCTATTTCTACTGCAGAAGCAGTGCTTTATTCTCCAGACACCAAGGTCCCAAGAACCGGGGAACTTGCTCTAAGAAGGGCTATCCCTGCAAATGCAAATATGAAGGCCATACAG TCTTCTCTGGAGGATATTTCATTCCTGCTCAGGATTCCACAGAGAAAGCCTTATGGAACAATGGAGGGCAATGTCAAGAAAGCACTAAAG ATAGCCAAAGATGAAAAAGATTCTATTTTAGCAAGTATACCAGCAGACTTGAAGGAAAGGGGCACCTTGCTATATGAATCTCTAATTGATGGAAAG GGTGGTTTGCAAGCACTCATTCAATGTATTAAGGATCAGGATCCAGATAAAGTATCTGTTGGTCTTGCATCTTCACTGGATACAGTTGCAGAGCTGGAGTTGTTGCAG GCGCCTGGGCTGTCTTTTTTGTTGCCTGAGCAATACTTGAAATATCCAAG GCTAACAGGCAGAGGAACTGTTGAATTTACAATCCAGAAAGGTGATGGTTCAACATTTTCTGCAGAAGCTGGTGGTGAAGAAAGGAAGACTGCAAAAATTCAG GTTGTTCTAGATGGATATTCAGCACCATTAACTGCTGGGAATTTTGCAAAACTG GTAATCGATGGGGCATATAATGGGGCTAAGCTCAGCAGCACTAACCAAGCTGTTCTCACTGACAATGGGATTGCAAAGAATGCCGGTTACAGTGCTCCCCTGGAGATAATGCCATCAGGGCAATTTGAGCCCCTGTACCGAACAACATTAAGTGTACAG GATGGAGAATTGCCAGTGCTTCCATTATCTGTGTATGGAGCAGTTGCAATGGCTCATAGCGAGGTTTCTGAGGAGTACTCGGCACCATATCAGTTTTTCTTCTATCTCTATGATAAAAGAAAT GCTGGCTTAGGAGGGTTATCTTTTGATGAAGGACAATTTTCAGTTTTTGG GTACACAACTGCTGGGAGAGACATCCTTGCACAGATAAAAACTGGGGATGTGATCCAATCTGCAAAGCTAGTGGAGGGTCAAGATCGCCTTGTATTGCCGAATGAGAACTGA
- the LOC110610544 gene encoding peptidyl-prolyl cis-trans isomerase CYP37, chloroplastic isoform X2 encodes MAFSLSSSIISSHKLSFTGSIAPSIQKHHFLSTSFAFRLNQARANVTPRPGHLKIHCEPTKNYAKDLAYREDNPANLYTSTFGHGAKKLESLIALILIFVQISSPLPLAGWDFWSISTAEAVLYSPDTKVPRTGELALRRAIPANANMKAIQSSLEDISFLLRIPQRKPYGTMEGNVKKALKIAKDEKDSILASIPADLKERGTLLYESLIDGKGGLQALIQCIKDQDPDKVSVGLASSLDTVAELELLQAPGLSFLLPEQYLKYPRLTGRGTVEFTIQKGDGSTFSAEAGGEERKTAKIQVIDGAYNGAKLSSTNQAVLTDNGIAKNAGYSAPLEIMPSGQFEPLYRTTLSVQDGELPVLPLSVYGAVAMAHSEVSEEYSAPYQFFFYLYDKRNAGLGGLSFDEGQFSVFGYTTAGRDILAQIKTGDVIQSAKLVEGQDRLVLPNEN; translated from the exons ATGGCTTTCTCTTTATCTTCTTCCATTATCAGCTCTCACAAGCTCTCTTTTACCGGCTCCATTGCTCCCTCGATTCAAAAACACCATTTTCTCTCTACCAGTTTCGCATTTCGACTCAATCAAGCCCGTGCCAATGTCACACCAAGACCAGGCCACCTAAAGATTCATTGCGAGCCTACCAAAAATTATGcaaag GATCTGGCCTACAGGGAAGATAATCCTGCTAATTTATACACATCAACTTTTGGACATGGAGCGAAGAAACTTGAGAGTCTGATTGCTCTGATTCTTATCTTTGTGCAAATCTCTTCACCACTACCTTTGGCTGGTTGGGACTTTTGGTCTATTTCTACTGCAGAAGCAGTGCTTTATTCTCCAGACACCAAGGTCCCAAGAACCGGGGAACTTGCTCTAAGAAGGGCTATCCCTGCAAATGCAAATATGAAGGCCATACAG TCTTCTCTGGAGGATATTTCATTCCTGCTCAGGATTCCACAGAGAAAGCCTTATGGAACAATGGAGGGCAATGTCAAGAAAGCACTAAAG ATAGCCAAAGATGAAAAAGATTCTATTTTAGCAAGTATACCAGCAGACTTGAAGGAAAGGGGCACCTTGCTATATGAATCTCTAATTGATGGAAAG GGTGGTTTGCAAGCACTCATTCAATGTATTAAGGATCAGGATCCAGATAAAGTATCTGTTGGTCTTGCATCTTCACTGGATACAGTTGCAGAGCTGGAGTTGTTGCAG GCGCCTGGGCTGTCTTTTTTGTTGCCTGAGCAATACTTGAAATATCCAAG GCTAACAGGCAGAGGAACTGTTGAATTTACAATCCAGAAAGGTGATGGTTCAACATTTTCTGCAGAAGCTGGTGGTGAAGAAAGGAAGACTGCAAAAATTCAG GTAATCGATGGGGCATATAATGGGGCTAAGCTCAGCAGCACTAACCAAGCTGTTCTCACTGACAATGGGATTGCAAAGAATGCCGGTTACAGTGCTCCCCTGGAGATAATGCCATCAGGGCAATTTGAGCCCCTGTACCGAACAACATTAAGTGTACAG GATGGAGAATTGCCAGTGCTTCCATTATCTGTGTATGGAGCAGTTGCAATGGCTCATAGCGAGGTTTCTGAGGAGTACTCGGCACCATATCAGTTTTTCTTCTATCTCTATGATAAAAGAAAT GCTGGCTTAGGAGGGTTATCTTTTGATGAAGGACAATTTTCAGTTTTTGG GTACACAACTGCTGGGAGAGACATCCTTGCACAGATAAAAACTGGGGATGTGATCCAATCTGCAAAGCTAGTGGAGGGTCAAGATCGCCTTGTATTGCCGAATGAGAACTGA
- the LOC110610544 gene encoding peptidyl-prolyl cis-trans isomerase CYP37, chloroplastic isoform X3 encodes MQDLAYREDNPANLYTSTFGHGAKKLESLIALILIFVQISSPLPLAGWDFWSISTAEAVLYSPDTKVPRTGELALRRAIPANANMKAIQSSLEDISFLLRIPQRKPYGTMEGNVKKALKIAKDEKDSILASIPADLKERGTLLYESLIDGKGGLQALIQCIKDQDPDKVSVGLASSLDTVAELELLQAPGLSFLLPEQYLKYPRLTGRGTVEFTIQKGDGSTFSAEAGGEERKTAKIQVVLDGYSAPLTAGNFAKLVIDGAYNGAKLSSTNQAVLTDNGIAKNAGYSAPLEIMPSGQFEPLYRTTLSVQDGELPVLPLSVYGAVAMAHSEVSEEYSAPYQFFFYLYDKRNAGLGGLSFDEGQFSVFGYTTAGRDILAQIKTGDVIQSAKLVEGQDRLVLPNEN; translated from the exons ATGCAGGATCTGGCCTACAGGGAAGATAATCCTGCTAATTTATACACATCAACTTTTGGACATGGAGCGAAGAAACTTGAGAGTCTGATTGCTCTGATTCTTATCTTTGTGCAAATCTCTTCACCACTACCTTTGGCTGGTTGGGACTTTTGGTCTATTTCTACTGCAGAAGCAGTGCTTTATTCTCCAGACACCAAGGTCCCAAGAACCGGGGAACTTGCTCTAAGAAGGGCTATCCCTGCAAATGCAAATATGAAGGCCATACAG TCTTCTCTGGAGGATATTTCATTCCTGCTCAGGATTCCACAGAGAAAGCCTTATGGAACAATGGAGGGCAATGTCAAGAAAGCACTAAAG ATAGCCAAAGATGAAAAAGATTCTATTTTAGCAAGTATACCAGCAGACTTGAAGGAAAGGGGCACCTTGCTATATGAATCTCTAATTGATGGAAAG GGTGGTTTGCAAGCACTCATTCAATGTATTAAGGATCAGGATCCAGATAAAGTATCTGTTGGTCTTGCATCTTCACTGGATACAGTTGCAGAGCTGGAGTTGTTGCAG GCGCCTGGGCTGTCTTTTTTGTTGCCTGAGCAATACTTGAAATATCCAAG GCTAACAGGCAGAGGAACTGTTGAATTTACAATCCAGAAAGGTGATGGTTCAACATTTTCTGCAGAAGCTGGTGGTGAAGAAAGGAAGACTGCAAAAATTCAG GTTGTTCTAGATGGATATTCAGCACCATTAACTGCTGGGAATTTTGCAAAACTG GTAATCGATGGGGCATATAATGGGGCTAAGCTCAGCAGCACTAACCAAGCTGTTCTCACTGACAATGGGATTGCAAAGAATGCCGGTTACAGTGCTCCCCTGGAGATAATGCCATCAGGGCAATTTGAGCCCCTGTACCGAACAACATTAAGTGTACAG GATGGAGAATTGCCAGTGCTTCCATTATCTGTGTATGGAGCAGTTGCAATGGCTCATAGCGAGGTTTCTGAGGAGTACTCGGCACCATATCAGTTTTTCTTCTATCTCTATGATAAAAGAAAT GCTGGCTTAGGAGGGTTATCTTTTGATGAAGGACAATTTTCAGTTTTTGG GTACACAACTGCTGGGAGAGACATCCTTGCACAGATAAAAACTGGGGATGTGATCCAATCTGCAAAGCTAGTGGAGGGTCAAGATCGCCTTGTATTGCCGAATGAGAACTGA